A region from the Triticum aestivum cultivar Chinese Spring chromosome 3D, IWGSC CS RefSeq v2.1, whole genome shotgun sequence genome encodes:
- the LOC123077618 gene encoding transcription factor HY5 — MAAQEQEQQAKTSTTSSLPSSSDRSSSSGPNNLKEGGAESDEEIRRVPEMGGGSASSGAGDGKQLQLAAAGGGQAPAGKKRGRAAGDKEQNRLKRLLRNRVSAQQARERKKAYMTELEVKAKDLELRNAELEQKVSTLQNENNTLRQILKNTTAHAGKKSSGGKGGDGGKKHHHFGKG, encoded by the exons ATGGCGgcgcaggagcaggagcagcaggCCAAGACGAGCACCACCAGCTCGCTGCCGTCCAGCAGCGACCGCTCCTCCAGCTCCGGCCCCAACAACCTCAAGGAAGGAG GCGCGGAGAGCGACGAGGAGATACGGCGGGTGCCGGAGATGGGCGGCGGGTCGGCGTCGTCGGGCGCGGGGGACGGCAAGCAGCTGCAGCTGGCGGCGGCCGGGGGCGGGCAGGCCCCGGCGGGGAAGAAGCGCGGGCGCGCCGCCGGGGACAAGGAGCAGAACCGGCTGAAGCGGCTGCTGCGGAACCGCGTGTCGGCGCAGCAGGCGCGGGAGCGGAAGAAGGCCTACATGACGGAGCTGGAGGTGAAGGCCAAGGACCTCGAGCTCCGCAATGCCGAGCTGGAGCAGAAGGTCTCCACCCTCCAGAACGAGAACAACACGCTCCGCCAG ATACTGAAGAACACGACGGCGCACGCCGGGAAGAAGTCGAGCGGCGGCAAGGGGGGAGACGGCGGCAAGAAGCACCACCACTTCGGCAAGGGCTAG